The following coding sequences lie in one Oncorhynchus kisutch isolate 150728-3 linkage group LG27, Okis_V2, whole genome shotgun sequence genomic window:
- the LOC116357838 gene encoding E3 ubiquitin-protein ligase TRIM39-like — protein MRDPWSCSVREDQACVCQFCTETDHKTHKTVPIEEEYGERKAQMGKSKDTFQKMIQERLKKVKEIEQAVELSKRDAEREIVDSLQVFAALVCCIERNQAELIEVVEEKQKAAERQAERLIEELEQEITELKSRSTELEQLSNIKDHLHLLQSSTSLYTTLPPTKNWSGVHSDLCVGTVRRAVSQLEETLNKEMEMFPQIKLKRMQQCAVDVMLDPDTACPYLILSEDRKEVRYGAIKQELPDNPERFDCHPRVLGMEGFSSGKFYYEVQMKEKNWWASGVARESINRKGMNVLSPEFGAWTIELRNRNEYGARTELVVPLTMREKPQKVGVFVDYKKGQVSFYDVEARSHIYSFTDCTFTERLCPLLSSPDPSGDNSAPLIFSPVMSEFSQ, from the coding sequence ATGAGAGACCCCTGGAGCTGTTCTGTAAGAGAAGACCAAGCATGTGTGTGTCAGTTCTGCACCGAGACAGACCACAAGACTCATAAGACTGTCCCCATAGAGGAAGAGTATGGAGAGAGGAAAGCTCAGATGGGGAAAAGTAAGGATACATTTCAGAAGATGATCCAGGAGAGACTGAAGAAGGTTAAGGAGATTGAACAGGCAGTAGAGCTCAGcaagagagacgcagagagagagatagtagacAGTTTGCAGGTCTTCGCTGCTCTGGTTTGTTGCATTGAGAGAAACCAGGCTGAGCTCATTGAGGTGGTTGAGGAGAAGCAGAAAGCTGCCGAGAGACAGGCTGAAAGGCTCATTGAAGAGCTGGAGCAAGAAATCACTGAACTAAAGAGCAGAAGCACTGAGCTGGAGCAGCTCTCAAATATTAaggaccacctccacctccttcaGAGCTCCACATCCCTCTATACCACCCTTCCACCTACCAAGAACTGGTCTGGTGTTCACAGCGATCTGTGTGTTGGGACTGTGAGGAGAGCTGTGTCTCAACTGGAGGAGACACTCAATAAGGAGATGGAGATGTTTCCTCAAATCAAGCTGAAGAGGATGCAGCAGTGTGCAGTGGATGTGATGCTGGACCCTGACACAGCATGTCCTTATCTTATCCTGTCTGAGGACCGGAAAGAAGTGAGATATGGAGCCATAAAGCAGGAACTCCCTGACAACCCAGAGAGGTTTGATTGTCATCCCCGTGTGTTAGGAATGGAGGGGTTCTCTTCAGGGAAATTCTACTATGAGGTacagatgaaggagaagaattgGTGGGCCTCAGGAGTGGCTAGAGAGTCCATCAACAGGAAGGGGATGAATGTACTGAGTCCTGAATTTGGAGCCTGGACTATAGAGCTGAGGAATAGGAATGAGTATGGAGCTCGCACTGAGCTTGTAGTTCCCCTCACCATGAGAGAGAAGCCCCAGAAAGTGGGCGTGTTTGTAGATTATAAGAAGGGTCAGGTCTCCTTTTAcgatgtggaggccaggtctcaTATCTACTCTTTCACGGACTGCACCTTCACTGAGAGACTCTGCCCACTGTTGTCTTCACCTGATCCTTCTGGTGATAACTCAGCTCCACTTATCTTCTCTCCCGTCATGTCTGAGTTTAGTCAATAG